A window of Streptomyces gilvosporeus contains these coding sequences:
- a CDS encoding molybdopterin-dependent oxidoreductase, translating into MGASRLTPPTPPTSPSFWRSPLRGPRLTALLGVVLLAGITLLFVTGLLSYAAYNPDLAGGVNDQTPDKGLLGFYLFPWPTGPYWLYRVTQGVHVTLGITLVPVLLAKLWSVIPKLFTLPPARSPGHALERLSLLLLVGGALFEFVTGILNIQLDYVFPGSFYRLHFYGAWVFIGAFVAHVVLRMPRTVRALRERTDPPSDADETGLVAPRPAPPTVSRRGALWLVGGGSLLLFATTAGQSIGGRWRRTALLAPHGGADPGSGPNGFQINKTAAHVGIRPQDTGDDWRLTVEGGGRRVRLSRAELLRMPQHRAALPIACVEGWSTDDQLWSGVRLRDLAALVGLGERPPDVLVESLQLHGAFRRAALRANQVRDGRALLALRVGGAELSADHGYPARIIVPGAPGVLNTKWVSRLTFGESS; encoded by the coding sequence ATGGGTGCCTCTCGCCTCACTCCCCCGACTCCCCCGACCTCCCCGTCCTTCTGGCGCAGTCCGCTGCGCGGCCCCCGGCTGACGGCGCTGCTCGGTGTCGTCCTGCTGGCCGGTATCACGCTGCTGTTCGTGACCGGGCTGCTGTCGTACGCCGCCTACAACCCGGATCTGGCGGGCGGCGTCAACGACCAGACACCGGACAAGGGCCTGCTCGGCTTCTACCTCTTCCCCTGGCCGACGGGCCCGTACTGGCTCTACCGGGTCACCCAGGGGGTCCATGTCACGCTCGGCATCACCCTGGTGCCCGTGCTGCTGGCGAAGCTCTGGTCGGTGATCCCGAAGCTGTTCACGCTGCCGCCGGCCCGGTCGCCCGGGCATGCGCTGGAGCGGCTGTCGCTGCTGTTGCTGGTCGGCGGCGCGCTGTTCGAGTTCGTCACGGGGATTCTCAACATCCAGCTGGACTACGTCTTCCCCGGGTCGTTCTACCGGCTGCACTTCTACGGGGCGTGGGTGTTCATCGGCGCGTTCGTGGCGCATGTGGTGCTGCGGATGCCGCGGACGGTGCGGGCCCTGCGGGAGCGCACCGATCCGCCGTCGGACGCCGACGAGACCGGGCTGGTGGCCCCGCGGCCCGCCCCGCCGACCGTCTCGCGGCGCGGCGCGCTGTGGCTGGTCGGCGGCGGTTCGCTGCTGCTGTTCGCGACGACGGCGGGGCAGAGCATCGGCGGACGGTGGCGGCGGACGGCCCTGCTGGCGCCGCACGGCGGGGCGGACCCGGGCAGCGGGCCGAACGGCTTTCAGATCAACAAGACCGCCGCCCATGTGGGGATCCGCCCGCAGGACACCGGCGACGACTGGCGGCTGACGGTCGAGGGCGGCGGGCGCCGGGTGCGGCTGAGCCGCGCCGAGCTGCTGCGGATGCCGCAGCACCGGGCGGCGCTGCCGATCGCCTGTGTCGAGGGCTGGTCGACGGACGATCAGCTGTGGAGCGGGGTGCGGCTGCGCGATCTGGCCGCGCTGGTGGGGCTGGGCGAACGGCCGCCGGACGTCCTGGTGGAGTCGCTCCAGCTGCACGGCGCGTTCCGGCGGGCCGCGCTGCGCGCCAACCAGGTGCGCGACGGGCGCGCCCTGCTCGCGCTGCGGGTGGGCGGCGCGGAGCTGTCCGCGGACCACGGCTATCCGGCGCGGATCATCGTGCCGGGCGCGCCCGGGGTGCTCAACACCAAATGGGTGTCCCGGCTGACCTTCGGGGAGTCGTCATGA
- a CDS encoding serine hydrolase domain-containing protein, translated as MGPSDDATVSGHCAAGFEGVRAAFVRNFRVHGEVGAAVTVTVGGRTVVDLWGGHADAARTRRWEHDTLVNVYSTSKGMTALCAHLLVDRGELDLDAPVARYWPEFAQAGKAELPVRWLLSHRAGVIAPREPVAERYAHDWDHVCAALAAAPPWWEPGTAQGYHAVTFGYLVGEVVRRISGVSLGAFLRREIAGPLGARVFIGTPAEEHARCAEMVGQLDEARIAERFPGIPQPPFRSLADHPLAVVMLALTYIPTGDVNTAAYRSAEIPAGNAHASAHGLATVYGALAGGRLVGPATLEAMREPQSLPHEPDLAIDALAPPGTERRWGLGFMLNHQRQAGPNPRAFGHGGAGGSFAFADPENGLSYAYAMNKYGSGATGDADPRNTALIAATYEALGQHRPRPSGHAPR; from the coding sequence ATGGGACCGTCGGACGACGCCACCGTGAGCGGTCACTGCGCAGCCGGATTCGAGGGGGTGCGGGCGGCCTTCGTACGCAACTTCCGGGTGCACGGGGAGGTGGGCGCGGCGGTGACGGTGACCGTCGGCGGGCGGACGGTGGTCGATCTGTGGGGCGGCCATGCGGACGCGGCGCGGACCCGCCGCTGGGAGCACGACACGCTGGTCAACGTCTACTCGACGTCGAAGGGGATGACCGCGCTGTGCGCCCATCTCCTGGTGGACCGGGGCGAGCTGGACCTCGATGCGCCGGTCGCGCGGTACTGGCCGGAGTTCGCGCAGGCGGGCAAGGCGGAGCTGCCGGTGCGCTGGCTGCTGAGCCACCGGGCCGGGGTGATCGCCCCCCGCGAGCCGGTGGCCGAGCGGTACGCCCACGACTGGGACCATGTCTGCGCCGCGCTCGCCGCCGCCCCGCCCTGGTGGGAGCCGGGCACCGCGCAGGGGTATCACGCGGTGACCTTCGGCTACCTGGTGGGCGAGGTGGTCCGGCGGATCAGCGGGGTCTCGCTCGGGGCGTTCCTGCGCCGCGAGATCGCCGGGCCGCTGGGGGCACGGGTGTTCATCGGCACGCCCGCCGAGGAGCATGCGCGGTGTGCGGAGATGGTGGGGCAGCTGGACGAGGCGCGGATCGCCGAGCGCTTCCCGGGCATTCCGCAGCCGCCGTTCCGCTCGCTGGCCGACCATCCGCTGGCGGTGGTGATGCTGGCGCTGACGTACATCCCCACCGGCGACGTCAACACGGCCGCCTACCGCTCGGCCGAGATCCCGGCGGGCAATGCGCACGCCTCGGCGCACGGTCTGGCCACCGTCTACGGGGCGCTGGCGGGCGGCAGGCTGGTCGGCCCGGCCACGCTGGAGGCGATGCGGGAGCCGCAGAGCCTGCCCCATGAGCCGGATCTGGCGATCGATGCGCTGGCGCCGCCCGGGACGGAGCGGCGGTGGGGGCTGGGCTTCATGCTCAACCACCAGCGGCAGGCGGGTCCCAACCCGCGGGCCTTCGGGCACGGCGGGGCGGGCGGTTCGTTCGCCTTCGCGGATCCGGAGAACGGCCTGTCCTACGCATATGCGATGAACAAATACGGCAGTGGCGCCACGGGCGACGCCGACCCCCGCAATACGGCGCTGATCGCGGCGACGTACGAGGCGCTGGGGCAGCACCGACCGCGTCCGTCCGGGCACGCGCCGCGCTGA
- a CDS encoding 2Fe-2S iron-sulfur cluster-binding protein → MDSSNRPAGGAGVPRSAATGERSEVILRVNGTTYTLAVDHRATLLDVLRERLDLTGAKKGCDHGQCGACTVLVDGRRANSCLLLAVAQDGRHLTTVEGLADGLRLHPLQEAFLARDALQCGYCTPGQICSALGVLREAAAGFPSYVTPPEARSGAPVELTDDEIRERMSGNLCRCGAYPRIVEAVGDVRDAAAGGDGGGRAAGEES, encoded by the coding sequence GTGGACTCCAGCAATCGGCCGGCCGGCGGCGCCGGGGTACCGCGGTCGGCGGCGACCGGCGAGCGGTCCGAGGTGATCCTGCGGGTCAACGGGACGACGTACACACTGGCCGTGGACCACCGCGCCACCCTCCTGGACGTGCTGCGCGAACGACTCGATCTGACCGGCGCCAAGAAGGGCTGCGACCACGGGCAGTGCGGGGCGTGCACGGTGCTGGTCGACGGGCGGCGGGCCAACAGCTGCCTGCTGCTGGCCGTGGCGCAGGACGGCAGGCATCTGACCACCGTCGAGGGCCTCGCCGACGGGCTGCGGCTGCACCCGCTCCAGGAGGCGTTCCTGGCCCGCGACGCCCTCCAGTGCGGCTACTGCACGCCCGGCCAGATCTGTTCGGCGCTCGGGGTGCTGCGGGAGGCGGCGGCCGGCTTCCCCTCGTACGTCACGCCCCCCGAGGCGCGCTCCGGGGCCCCGGTGGAGCTCACCGACGACGAGATCCGGGAGCGGATGAGCGGCAATCTGTGCCGGTGCGGCGCCTATCCCCGCATCGTCGAAGCGGTCGGTGACGTGCGGGACGCGGCGGCAGGCGGCGACGGGGGCGGCCGGGCTGCGGGGGAGGAGTCATGA
- a CDS encoding FAD binding domain-containing protein has protein sequence MKPFGYVRAGSVAHAVQVAAERPGARFLGGGTNLVDLMKLGVESPPLLIDVSRLPLDRIEELADGGLRIGAMVRNSDLAAAPAVRDRYPVLSQAVLAGASGQLRNTATTGGNLLQRTRCLYFQDVTKPCNKRAPGTGCPAREGTHRDLAVLGHSEHCIATQPSDMAVALAALDATVHLHGPDGERSVPVTAFHRLPGDRPDRDTVIRTGELLTAVELPPALPGVHMRYRKARDRTSFAFALVSVAAVLAVRDGAVRHAALAYGGLAHRPWRARAAEAVLHGASATEDTFARAADAELAAARPLRDNGFKVALARNLTVGVLADLAARA, from the coding sequence ATGAAGCCGTTCGGATATGTGCGGGCCGGAAGCGTGGCACACGCCGTCCAGGTGGCGGCCGAGCGGCCCGGGGCGCGGTTCCTGGGCGGCGGCACCAACCTCGTCGATCTGATGAAGCTCGGCGTGGAGTCACCGCCGCTGCTCATCGACGTCAGTCGGCTGCCGCTGGACCGTATCGAGGAGCTGGCGGACGGCGGGCTGCGGATCGGGGCGATGGTCCGCAACAGCGATCTGGCCGCGGCCCCGGCCGTCCGCGACCGCTATCCCGTGCTCTCGCAGGCGGTGCTCGCCGGCGCCTCGGGGCAGCTGCGGAACACCGCGACCACCGGCGGCAATCTGCTCCAGCGCACCCGCTGCCTCTACTTCCAGGACGTGACCAAACCCTGCAACAAGCGCGCACCGGGCACCGGTTGCCCGGCCCGCGAGGGTACCCACCGCGATCTGGCCGTCCTGGGGCACTCCGAGCACTGCATCGCCACCCAGCCCTCGGATATGGCCGTCGCCCTCGCCGCCCTGGACGCCACCGTCCATCTGCACGGCCCCGACGGCGAGCGCAGCGTCCCGGTGACCGCCTTCCACCGGCTGCCCGGCGACCGGCCCGACCGCGACACGGTGATCCGCACCGGCGAACTGCTCACCGCCGTCGAGCTGCCGCCCGCCCTCCCCGGCGTGCACATGCGCTACCGCAAGGCCCGCGACCGCACCTCGTTCGCCTTCGCCCTGGTCTCCGTCGCGGCCGTGCTCGCCGTCCGCGACGGCGCCGTACGGCATGCGGCGCTGGCCTACGGCGGGCTGGCGCACCGGCCGTGGCGGGCCCGCGCGGCCGAGGCGGTGCTGCACGGCGCGTCCGCCACCGAGGACACCTTCGCCCGCGCCGCCGACGCCGAACTCGCCGCCGCCCGCCCGCTGCGCGACAACGGCTTCAAGGTCGCCCTGGCGCGCAACCTCACGGTCGGCGTGCTGGCCGACCTGGCCGCCCGTGCGTGA
- a CDS encoding xanthine dehydrogenase family protein molybdopterin-binding subunit, which translates to MAAAPSPLGEPLVRREGREKVTGAARYAAEHTPPGCAYAWPVPATIARGRITDLDTTAALALPGVHAVLTHLDAPRLAAPGDRTLAVLQDDRVPHRGWYVALVVADGLETARAAAEEVHVTYEPEPHDARLTPDHPGLYEPALANGLYPATRERGDVEAAFAAAPATVDATYTMPPLHNHPMEPHASTARWTHGHLTVHDSSQGATKVRDDLAALFGLGPDDVTVISEHVGGGFGSKGTPRPQVVLAAMAAQVTGRPVKLALPRRQLPAVVGHRAPTLQRVRLGASREGDLTALAQEVTTYTSTVGGFVEGAAVPARVMYASPHSRTLHRVAALDVPSPSWMRAPGEAPGMYALECAVDELAVHLDLDPVELRIRNEPDAEPDSGRPFSSRHLVECLRQGADRFGWLPRDRRPGLRREGDLLVGTGVAAATYPYVLVDGSAAEARAHPDGTYRIRVNATDIGTGARTVLAQIAAAVLGAPEDHIRIEIGSSDLPPGVLAGGSGGTASWGWAVHKAATALVARLREEPGPLPAKGLTATADTYQEAAASSPYARHSFGAHFAEVQVDTVTGEVRVRRLLGMFAAGRILNPRTARSQFIGGMTMGLGMALTEDCELDPAFGDFTACDLASYHVPVCADIHGIEAHWIDEDDPHLNPMGSKGIGEIGIVGTAAALANAVWHATGIRLRDLPLTPDKVLERLSD; encoded by the coding sequence ATGGCCGCCGCCCCGTCCCCCCTCGGTGAACCGCTCGTCCGGCGCGAAGGCCGGGAGAAGGTCACCGGGGCCGCCCGCTACGCCGCGGAGCACACCCCGCCGGGCTGCGCCTACGCCTGGCCGGTGCCCGCCACCATCGCCCGCGGCCGGATCACCGACCTCGACACCACCGCGGCCCTGGCCCTGCCCGGCGTCCACGCGGTGCTCACCCACCTCGATGCGCCCCGCCTGGCCGCCCCCGGGGACCGTACGCTGGCCGTCCTCCAGGACGACCGGGTCCCGCACCGCGGCTGGTATGTCGCCCTGGTCGTCGCCGACGGCCTGGAGACGGCCCGCGCGGCGGCCGAGGAGGTCCACGTCACCTACGAGCCCGAGCCGCACGACGCACGGCTCACACCCGACCACCCGGGCCTGTACGAGCCGGCGCTGGCGAACGGCCTCTACCCCGCCACCCGCGAACGGGGCGACGTCGAGGCCGCGTTCGCCGCGGCCCCGGCCACCGTCGATGCGACCTACACCATGCCCCCGCTGCACAACCACCCCATGGAACCGCACGCCTCCACCGCCCGCTGGACCCACGGACACCTCACCGTCCACGACTCCAGCCAGGGCGCCACCAAGGTGCGCGACGACCTCGCCGCCCTGTTCGGACTCGGCCCCGACGACGTCACGGTCATCTCCGAGCACGTCGGCGGCGGCTTCGGCTCCAAGGGGACGCCCCGCCCCCAGGTCGTCCTGGCCGCGATGGCCGCCCAGGTCACCGGCCGCCCGGTCAAACTGGCCCTGCCGCGCCGCCAGCTGCCCGCCGTCGTCGGGCACCGCGCGCCCACCCTCCAGCGGGTACGCCTCGGCGCGAGCCGCGAGGGCGACCTCACCGCCCTCGCACAGGAGGTCACCACCTACACCTCCACCGTCGGCGGCTTCGTCGAGGGTGCCGCGGTCCCGGCCCGCGTCATGTACGCCTCGCCGCACAGCCGCACCCTGCACCGCGTCGCCGCGCTGGACGTGCCCAGCCCGTCGTGGATGCGGGCCCCGGGCGAGGCCCCCGGGATGTACGCCCTGGAGTGCGCCGTCGACGAACTCGCCGTCCACCTGGACCTCGATCCCGTGGAACTGCGGATCCGCAACGAGCCGGACGCCGAGCCCGACAGCGGCCGGCCGTTCAGCAGTCGCCATCTGGTGGAATGCCTGCGCCAGGGCGCCGACCGCTTCGGCTGGCTGCCCCGCGACCGGCGTCCGGGCCTGCGCCGCGAGGGAGACCTGCTGGTGGGCACAGGCGTCGCCGCGGCCACCTACCCCTACGTCCTGGTCGACGGATCCGCCGCCGAGGCCCGCGCCCACCCCGACGGCACCTACCGCATCCGCGTGAACGCCACCGACATCGGCACCGGCGCCCGCACCGTCCTCGCCCAGATCGCCGCCGCCGTACTCGGCGCGCCCGAGGACCACATCCGTATCGAGATCGGCAGCAGCGATCTGCCGCCCGGGGTGCTGGCCGGCGGCTCCGGCGGCACCGCCTCCTGGGGCTGGGCCGTGCACAAGGCCGCGACCGCGCTGGTGGCACGGCTGCGCGAGGAGCCCGGCCCGCTCCCCGCCAAGGGGCTGACGGCCACGGCGGACACCTACCAGGAGGCCGCCGCATCCAGCCCCTACGCCCGGCACTCCTTCGGCGCCCACTTCGCCGAGGTGCAGGTCGACACCGTCACCGGGGAGGTACGGGTGCGCCGTCTGCTGGGCATGTTCGCGGCCGGCCGGATCCTCAACCCCCGCACCGCGCGCTCCCAGTTCATCGGAGGTATGACCATGGGGCTGGGCATGGCCCTGACGGAGGACTGCGAACTGGACCCCGCCTTCGGCGACTTCACCGCCTGCGATCTGGCCTCCTACCACGTGCCGGTCTGCGCCGACATCCACGGCATCGAGGCGCACTGGATCGACGAGGACGATCCGCACCTCAACCCGATGGGCAGCAAGGGCATCGGCGAGATCGGCATCGTCGGGACCGCGGCGGCCCTGGCCAACGCGGTATGGCATGCCACCGGGATCCGGCTGCGCGATCTTCCGCTCACCCCGGACAAGGTCCTGGAACGGCTGAGCGACTGA
- a CDS encoding ATP-binding protein translates to MTLPPDRHYAVDLHASAERMPQIRRILAAHLRYWRLEPHIPSVCRGVTELLANVHRHIGPGARCTVELRHDGRRLTASVADDGPRLPALPGTLGGGLATVAALSDSWGTWGTATGKVIWFSRRLAAAPAPRTPLGTGPEVTAQPEPLTFLA, encoded by the coding sequence ATGACCCTTCCCCCCGACCGCCACTACGCGGTCGACCTGCACGCCTCGGCGGAACGTATGCCGCAGATCCGGCGCATCCTGGCCGCGCATCTGCGGTACTGGCGACTCGAACCGCATATCCCCTCGGTGTGCCGGGGGGTGACGGAACTGCTGGCCAATGTGCACCGCCATATCGGCCCCGGCGCGCGCTGCACCGTGGAACTGCGCCACGACGGGCGCCGGCTGACGGCCTCGGTGGCCGACGACGGCCCGCGGCTGCCGGCCCTGCCCGGCACCCTCGGCGGCGGACTGGCGACGGTCGCGGCCCTCAGCGACAGCTGGGGCACCTGGGGGACCGCCACCGGCAAGGTCATCTGGTTCAGCCGCCGGCTCGCGGCGGCCCCCGCGCCCCGGACCCCGCTGGGCACGGGCCCGGAGGTGACGGCGCAGCCGGAGCCGCTGACGTTCCTCGCCTGA
- a CDS encoding PLP-dependent cysteine synthase family protein, with protein sequence MSGLVGNTPVLYISAPLTPPGRGFWAKLEGRNPGGIKDRPGLHMVERARARGALRPGGRIIESTSGTLGLGLALAGMVYGHPVTLVTDPGLEPSMTRLLTAYGARVDVVPEPHPSGGWQQARRDRVARLLAEHPGSWCPDQYHNPDNTAAYLPLALELASQLGHIDVLVCSVGTGGHSAGISRVLRQLYPELRLVGVDTIGSTIFGQPARPRLMRGLGSSIYPRNVAYDQFSEVHWVAPGEAVHTCRRLAASHYATGGWSVGAVALVAGWLCRTEPPGTRIAAVFPDGPQRYLETVYDDAYCAAHGLLDAPPADGPQTVVRMDEKEVTAWSRCAAVVDPLTLRAPGTKEAGR encoded by the coding sequence ATGTCGGGCCTCGTCGGCAACACCCCCGTCCTGTACATCTCCGCACCGCTCACCCCGCCCGGCCGCGGCTTCTGGGCGAAGCTGGAGGGCCGTAACCCCGGCGGCATCAAGGACCGCCCGGGGCTGCACATGGTCGAACGCGCCCGCGCCCGCGGCGCCCTGCGGCCCGGCGGCCGGATCATCGAATCCACCAGCGGCACCCTCGGACTGGGCCTGGCGCTCGCCGGGATGGTGTACGGCCATCCCGTCACCCTGGTCACCGACCCCGGCCTGGAACCCTCGATGACCCGCCTGCTCACCGCCTACGGCGCGCGGGTCGACGTCGTCCCCGAACCCCACCCCAGCGGCGGCTGGCAGCAGGCGCGCCGCGACCGGGTGGCCCGCCTGCTTGCCGAGCACCCCGGCTCCTGGTGCCCGGACCAGTACCACAACCCCGACAACACCGCCGCCTACCTGCCGCTGGCGCTCGAACTCGCCTCGCAGCTCGGCCATATCGACGTGCTGGTGTGCAGCGTCGGCACCGGCGGCCACTCCGCCGGGATCTCCCGGGTGCTGCGTCAGCTCTACCCCGAACTGCGGCTCGTCGGCGTCGACACCATCGGCTCGACCATCTTCGGACAGCCCGCCCGGCCCCGGCTGATGCGCGGCCTGGGCTCCAGCATCTATCCGCGCAACGTCGCCTACGACCAGTTCAGCGAGGTGCACTGGGTCGCTCCGGGCGAGGCGGTGCACACCTGCCGCCGGCTGGCGGCCTCGCACTACGCCACCGGCGGCTGGAGCGTGGGCGCGGTCGCGCTGGTCGCGGGCTGGCTGTGCCGCACCGAGCCGCCCGGGACCCGTATCGCCGCGGTCTTCCCGGACGGGCCGCAGCGCTATCTGGAGACGGTCTACGACGACGCGTACTGCGCCGCCCACGGGCTGCTCGACGCGCCGCCCGCGGACGGGCCGCAGACGGTGGTGCGGATGGACGAGAAGGAGGTCACCGCCTGGAGCCGGTGCGCCGCCGTCGTCGATCCGCTCACCCTGCGCGCCCCGGGCACGAAGGAGGCGGGCCGGTGA
- a CDS encoding MFS transporter, protein MKGLLVQVRSYDRSVRLLMVNQFTINLGFYMLMPYLAAHLSGTLGLAGWLVGLVLGVRNFSQQGMFLVGGTLADRLGYKPLIVAGCVLRTVGFATLGLVDSLPALLAASAATGLAGALFNPAVRAYLAAGAGERRLEAFALFNVFYQAGILLGPLVGMVLTGLDFRVTCLVASGIFAVLSLVQIRALPARGDDGRAGGDGAGTVRSQWRRVLANRPFLLFSGAMIGSYVLTFQVYLALPLEVKRLGGEGRFGTAAVAALFAVSGLSTIAGQTRVTAWCKARLAPGRALAWGLLTMGLAFVPILAAGALPVPDAGVGRWVLAALPPALAALLLAVGTMITYPFEMDTLVRLCGDRLVATHYGLYNTICGIGITLGNLLTGAALDASRAAGLPALPWIALWALGLVCSAALYGLHRTGRLGPAAAVPQRAPA, encoded by the coding sequence GTGAAGGGCCTCCTCGTCCAGGTGCGGTCGTACGACCGCAGCGTCCGCCTCCTGATGGTCAATCAGTTCACCATCAACCTCGGCTTCTACATGCTGATGCCGTATCTGGCCGCCCATCTGTCCGGCACGCTGGGGCTGGCCGGATGGCTGGTCGGGCTGGTCCTCGGCGTCCGCAACTTCAGCCAGCAGGGGATGTTCCTGGTCGGCGGCACACTGGCCGACCGGCTCGGGTACAAGCCCCTGATCGTGGCCGGCTGCGTGCTGCGCACCGTCGGCTTCGCCACCCTCGGTCTGGTCGACTCGCTGCCCGCGCTGCTGGCGGCGTCCGCGGCCACCGGGCTCGCCGGGGCGCTGTTCAACCCGGCGGTACGGGCCTATCTGGCCGCCGGGGCGGGCGAGCGGCGACTGGAGGCGTTCGCGCTGTTCAACGTCTTCTACCAGGCGGGCATTCTGCTCGGCCCGCTGGTGGGCATGGTGCTGACCGGACTGGACTTCCGCGTCACCTGCCTGGTCGCGTCCGGGATCTTCGCGGTGCTGAGCCTGGTGCAGATCCGCGCCCTGCCGGCCCGCGGGGACGACGGGCGAGCGGGCGGCGACGGCGCGGGGACGGTGCGCTCCCAGTGGCGGCGGGTGCTGGCCAACCGGCCGTTCCTGCTCTTCTCCGGCGCCATGATCGGCTCCTATGTGCTCACGTTCCAGGTCTATCTGGCGCTCCCGCTGGAGGTGAAACGCCTGGGCGGCGAGGGGCGGTTCGGCACCGCCGCGGTGGCGGCGCTGTTCGCCGTGTCGGGGCTGAGCACCATCGCCGGGCAGACCAGGGTGACGGCCTGGTGCAAGGCCCGCCTGGCGCCCGGCCGGGCGCTGGCCTGGGGGCTGCTGACGATGGGGCTGGCCTTCGTGCCGATCCTGGCGGCCGGTGCGCTGCCGGTGCCCGATGCGGGCGTGGGCCGCTGGGTGCTGGCGGCACTGCCGCCGGCGCTGGCGGCCCTGCTGCTCGCCGTCGGCACGATGATCACCTACCCGTTCGAGATGGACACCCTCGTCCGGCTGTGCGGTGACCGCCTCGTCGCCACCCACTACGGGCTCTACAACACCATCTGCGGAATCGGCATCACCCTGGGCAATCTGCTGACCGGCGCGGCCCTGGACGCCTCCCGCGCGGCGGGACTGCCCGCCCTGCCCTGGATCGCCCTCTGGGCGCTGGGCCTGGTGTGCAGCGCCGCGCTGTACGGACTGCACCGCACCGGCCGGCTCGGCCCGGCCGCGGCGGTGCCGCAGCGGGCACCGGCCTGA